Proteins encoded in a region of the Acaryochloris thomasi RCC1774 genome:
- a CDS encoding HypC/HybG/HupF family hydrogenase formation chaperone, which yields MCLAIPGKIVSTTESGDPLLRTGKVNFGGVCKEVNLAYVPKADLEDYVIVHVGFALSVLDPEEAKITLDLIQQMHN from the coding sequence ATGTGTCTAGCTATTCCAGGAAAGATTGTGAGTACTACCGAAAGTGGTGATCCGCTCCTTCGCACCGGGAAGGTGAACTTTGGTGGAGTATGTAAAGAGGTGAATCTTGCTTACGTGCCTAAAGCTGACCTTGAGGATTATGTCATTGTCCATGTAGGGTTTGCGCTGAGTGTTCTTGATCCTGAGGAAGCCAAGATTACTCTAGATCTTATACAGCAAATGCATAATTAA
- the hypF gene encoding carbamoyltransferase HypF: MTLRRLCLTLQGAVQGVGFRPFVYRLAINLDLKGWVNNSAQGVEIEVEGPTHLLNSFLGQLKNDLPPRAVIEMIECTDDAPIGYTSFEIRPSTEGSSTALLLPDIATCADCLREIFDPCDRRYRYPFTNCTNCGPRYSIIQSLPYDRHNATMRHFKMCPDCQSEYTDPLSRRFHAQPNACPICGPQVELWNEEGQLEEGWQDEPIQHAAEAIRQGKILAVKGLGGFHLMVDARNQAAVERLRERKHRPDKPFALMYPSLKRVRHDCEILEVEAELLRSHTAPIVLLKRKQKNSVRVDPENNIAEAVAPGYPHLGIMLPYTPLHHLLMADLDFPVVATSGNPSGVPICFNERQTPQDLKGLADLYLIHNRPILSPSDDSIIQVINNQPQILRRARGYAPLPISPSPIQNSKLSSPPTILAVGAHLKNTIALSLGDRIFLSPHLGDLGTVQSLKRFQKTIRDFLQIYDCQPDIIACDAHPDYASTQAAHTFAQEWQVPVIPVQHHYAHVLACIAEHPLERAALGIAWDGSGYGLDGTLWGGEFLRITTSGFERVGYLRPFQLPGGEKAIQEPRRAALGLLYSCFGEAIEQKQLAPMQAFSPQSLKLLYTMLDRHINTPMTSSVGRLFDAIASLTNKVQISSYEGQAAAALESALTGFETEEHYPVQISSTLPLIVDWRPMLNAILEDIAVGLDAGLISSKFHNTLVEIIVNVSHRVGESYVVLTGGCFQNRYLSERTSKRLREENFQPYWHQQIPTNDGGIALGQVMSIKRSHRSSINIQDVLSDPQPLPPRTSSCV, from the coding sequence ATCGATTGGCAATCAACCTGGACCTGAAGGGTTGGGTGAATAATTCAGCTCAGGGAGTTGAAATTGAAGTGGAAGGCCCAACTCACTTACTTAACTCATTTCTAGGGCAACTGAAAAATGATCTACCGCCTCGTGCTGTGATCGAGATGATTGAGTGTACTGACGATGCCCCCATTGGCTATACATCCTTTGAGATTCGCCCGAGTACTGAAGGATCTTCAACTGCGCTGTTGCTGCCTGATATTGCCACCTGTGCTGACTGCCTGCGAGAGATATTTGACCCTTGCGATCGCAGGTATCGCTACCCCTTCACCAACTGCACCAACTGCGGACCTCGATACAGCATCATCCAATCTCTCCCCTACGACCGTCACAACGCAACGATGAGGCACTTTAAGATGTGCCCAGACTGTCAATCAGAGTACACAGATCCACTATCGCGTCGGTTCCACGCTCAGCCAAATGCCTGTCCCATATGTGGTCCCCAAGTTGAATTATGGAACGAAGAAGGACAGTTAGAAGAAGGTTGGCAAGACGAGCCTATACAGCACGCGGCTGAAGCAATCCGGCAGGGAAAGATATTGGCCGTCAAAGGTTTAGGGGGCTTTCACTTAATGGTTGATGCCCGAAATCAAGCGGCAGTTGAACGCCTGAGAGAACGGAAACACCGACCGGATAAACCCTTTGCCTTGATGTATCCGTCCTTGAAACGAGTGAGGCACGATTGTGAAATTTTAGAAGTGGAGGCGGAATTGTTGCGATCTCACACGGCCCCCATCGTTCTCCTGAAACGAAAGCAAAAAAACTCAGTGAGGGTCGATCCCGAGAACAACATTGCCGAAGCCGTCGCACCCGGATACCCCCACCTCGGCATCATGCTGCCTTACACACCACTGCACCATCTGCTCATGGCAGACCTGGATTTTCCAGTAGTAGCCACCAGCGGCAACCCCAGCGGCGTACCTATTTGCTTCAACGAAAGGCAAACACCGCAAGACCTCAAAGGACTCGCAGATCTATACCTCATCCATAACCGCCCCATCCTAAGCCCTAGTGACGACTCCATTATTCAAGTCATCAACAACCAACCCCAAATCCTCCGCCGCGCCCGAGGATACGCACCCCTCCCCATCTCCCCGTCCCCCATTCAAAATTCAAAACTCTCATCTCCCCCTACAATTCTTGCCGTTGGCGCTCATCTTAAAAACACCATCGCCTTATCCCTTGGCGATCGCATCTTCCTCAGTCCTCATCTCGGCGATCTAGGAACCGTTCAATCCCTGAAGCGTTTTCAGAAAACCATCCGTGACTTTCTCCAGATTTACGACTGTCAGCCCGATATCATTGCCTGTGATGCTCATCCAGACTACGCCTCTACGCAAGCCGCTCATACATTCGCTCAGGAGTGGCAAGTTCCAGTAATTCCGGTTCAGCATCACTATGCTCATGTCCTGGCCTGTATAGCTGAGCACCCTTTAGAAAGGGCAGCACTTGGCATTGCTTGGGATGGCAGCGGCTACGGTTTAGACGGCACCCTTTGGGGAGGAGAGTTTCTGCGAATTACAACCTCTGGATTTGAGCGGGTAGGATACCTGCGCCCCTTTCAACTGCCAGGAGGTGAGAAAGCGATTCAAGAACCCCGACGCGCTGCCCTTGGCTTACTCTATAGCTGCTTCGGTGAAGCGATAGAGCAGAAACAACTTGCTCCAATGCAAGCCTTTTCACCTCAGTCTTTGAAGTTGTTGTATACAATGTTGGACCGCCACATTAATACACCGATGACCTCTAGTGTAGGGCGGTTATTTGATGCGATCGCATCCCTCACAAACAAGGTGCAAATTTCTAGCTATGAAGGACAGGCCGCCGCAGCCTTAGAGTCTGCACTCACCGGTTTTGAGACAGAAGAACACTATCCCGTTCAAATATCGTCTACATTACCCCTAATTGTGGACTGGAGGCCCATGCTCAACGCTATCCTAGAAGATATCGCGGTGGGTCTTGATGCCGGCCTCATCTCATCTAAATTTCACAACACGTTAGTAGAAATCATCGTCAATGTATCCCATCGGGTTGGAGAATCTTACGTTGTCCTCACAGGCGGATGCTTCCAAAATCGGTACTTAAGCGAACGAACCTCGAAACGCTTACGGGAAGAGAATTTTCAACCTTACTGGCATCAGCAAATTCCAACCAATGATGGAGGCATTGCTCTAGGCCAAGTGATGTCTATCAAACGAAGTCATAGAAGTTCAATAAATATTCAAGACGTTCTCTCAGACCCGCAACCACTTCCACCGAGGACCAGTTCATGTGTCTAG